The following proteins are encoded in a genomic region of Amblyomma americanum isolate KBUSLIRL-KWMA unplaced genomic scaffold, ASM5285725v1 scaffold_19, whole genome shotgun sequence:
- the LOC144111933 gene encoding N-acyl-phosphatidylethanolamine-hydrolyzing phospholipase D-like, whose product MLTDYLGVILFLLQVLWGGWCVISPEYRFYFAGDTGYCDVFKQIGQAYGPFDVAAIPIGAYEPRWFMKYQHVNPEEAVLIHKDVRSRATLAVHWGTFTLANEYYLDPPVKLRESLDRHGISPREFFTLKHGESRLLHATTSNRTSRVLP is encoded by the exons ATGCTGACCGACTATCTTGGTGTGATTCTCTTTCTGCTGCAGGTGCTGTGGGGAGGCTGGTGTGTCATCAGCCCCGAGTACCGGTTTTACTTTGCGGGCGACACAGGCTACTGTGACGTTTTCAAGCAAATTGGGCAGGCGTACGGGCCTTTCGATGTGGCTGCTATTCCCATCGGAGCGTATGAGCCCAG GTGGTTCATGAAGTACCAGCACGTGAACCCCGAGGAAGCAGTTCTTATCCACAAGGATGTGCGCAGCCGTGCCACGCTGGCAGTGCATTGGGGAACCTTTACGCTTGCCAATGAG TACTACCTCGACCCTCCCGTGAAACTGCGCGAAAGTCTCGATCGCCACGGCATATCGCCCCGCGAGTTCTTCACGTTGAAGCACGGCGAGTCGCGGCTGCTGCACGCAACGACTTCGAACCGAACGTCCCGTGTGTTACCCTGA